A region from the Halosolutus gelatinilyticus genome encodes:
- a CDS encoding methyltransferase domain-containing protein — MGILEHKARARLFYKYLSKVYDQVNPFIWTEEMRADALALLDLETDMTVLDVGCGTGFATEGLLERVDEVYAIDQSEHQLEKAYSKFGKRGPPVHFHRGDAERLPFATNTFDVVWSSGSIEYWPTPILALREFRRVLKPGGQVLVVGPNYPDSYLAQKLADSIMLFYDEYEADRMFKTAGFEDVKHMFQGPSYDPDVAITTIARAPESE, encoded by the coding sequence ATGGGAATTCTGGAGCACAAGGCTCGGGCCCGACTGTTCTACAAGTACCTCTCGAAGGTCTACGACCAGGTCAACCCCTTCATCTGGACCGAGGAGATGCGCGCCGACGCGCTCGCCCTGCTCGACCTCGAGACGGACATGACGGTGCTCGACGTCGGCTGTGGTACCGGGTTCGCGACCGAGGGACTGCTCGAACGCGTCGACGAGGTGTACGCGATCGACCAGAGCGAACACCAACTCGAGAAGGCCTACTCGAAGTTCGGGAAGCGCGGCCCGCCGGTGCACTTCCACCGCGGCGACGCCGAGCGGCTCCCGTTCGCGACGAACACGTTCGACGTCGTCTGGTCCTCCGGATCGATCGAGTACTGGCCGACCCCGATTCTCGCGTTGCGGGAGTTCCGCCGCGTGCTCAAACCCGGCGGGCAAGTGCTCGTGGTCGGGCCGAACTACCCCGACAGTTACCTCGCGCAGAAACTCGCCGACTCGATAATGCTCTTTTACGACGAGTACGAGGCCGATCGGATGTTCAAGACGGCCGGCTTCGAGGACGTCAAACACATGTTCCAGGGGCCGTCGTACGATCCCGACGTCGCGATCACGACGATCGCCCGCGCCCCGGAATCGGAGTGA
- the ahaH gene encoding ATP synthase archaeal subunit H — translation MPRPEVLERLQSVEEEADEIVALAENDRDERIAEARKRAEEIRTEAEQEARDLTERRLEEAREEIDEECERVLEQGEQEREALAERAQDRVDEVTEYVVELFQEDVHAQT, via the coding sequence ATGCCGAGGCCAGAGGTTCTTGAACGACTACAGTCGGTGGAAGAGGAGGCCGACGAGATCGTCGCATTGGCGGAGAACGACCGCGACGAGCGAATCGCCGAGGCCCGGAAACGCGCCGAGGAAATTCGCACGGAAGCGGAACAGGAGGCCCGAGATCTCACGGAACGCCGCCTCGAGGAGGCGCGCGAGGAGATCGACGAGGAGTGTGAACGCGTCCTCGAGCAGGGCGAACAGGAGCGCGAGGCGCTCGCCGAGCGCGCCCAAGACCGGGTCGACGAGGTGACGGAGTACGTCGTCGAACTGTTCCAGGAGGACGTCCATGCTCAGACCTGA
- a CDS encoding V-type ATP synthase subunit I, producing MLRPERMSKVSVTGSKGVMPAVIETIHDLNLVHLSDYDGTWEGFDNGNPIEGAENASEKLVTVRALESTLDLSEDDTAPGTIGDDWEERLEEIRTRVNELDDDRSAIREQLRQVRERIDRVAPFAELGIDLDLLSGYDSVEVLVGEGPLGAVEDALEASDDIRAFETFTGGDVVAIVAAPAESAEAGVIDDALVGVEFTRHQVPDTEKSPKAYVDELESRKRELESSLDEIDAELEQIKGTEGSFLLRVEEELTIEVQRAEAPLQFATTNRAFIAEGWIPSDDYDALVSSLNDAVGDSVEIEELERADYDRHGVHSHTEDIQKGAPSAAEEDESAAEADEEPEKAVTDGGSVVTMGDEPPTVQDNPGSMKPFELLVKAVSRPKYSELDPTIFLFLTFPAFFGFMIGDVGYGIMYMAVGYYMASRFDSEGIASLGGVAIWAGAFTVLFGMIYGEIFGLHVLGEVLWHDLFHVDLLPLNKGLEPAAGDFALGWMVISVLAGIVHLNIGYIVDFYENLSHGVKDAITHSGSWILMLNGIWIWIFSEHAKGQKPEFLFRTFGSDGPFPIGFNGFPEMGLFTFPDVIPLLGGSLFTLPLLVALVGLVLLAIGDAVEVVEALDVVVNVFSYTRMAAVLLAKAGMAFVVNLLFFGAYEDPHGEFHFLRNHEPSYVAEHYGGEATVVFDGLMHSGTAALLGGIVILIVGHLLVLVLGVTSAGLQAVRLEYVEFFGKFYEGGGENYEPFGHDRNHSED from the coding sequence ATGCTCAGACCTGAACGAATGAGCAAGGTCTCGGTGACCGGCTCCAAGGGCGTGATGCCCGCGGTCATCGAGACGATCCACGACCTGAACCTGGTGCACCTGTCCGACTACGACGGCACCTGGGAGGGGTTCGACAACGGCAACCCGATCGAGGGCGCCGAGAACGCCTCCGAGAAGCTGGTGACCGTCCGGGCGCTCGAGAGTACGCTCGATCTCTCCGAAGACGACACGGCGCCGGGAACGATCGGCGACGACTGGGAGGAGCGACTCGAGGAGATCCGGACGCGCGTCAACGAGCTCGACGACGACCGAAGCGCGATCCGCGAACAGCTGCGCCAGGTCCGAGAGCGGATCGATCGCGTCGCCCCGTTCGCGGAGCTCGGGATCGATCTCGACCTGCTGTCGGGGTACGACTCGGTCGAAGTGCTCGTCGGCGAGGGGCCGCTCGGAGCGGTCGAAGACGCCCTCGAAGCGTCGGACGACATCCGCGCCTTCGAGACCTTTACCGGGGGCGACGTCGTGGCGATCGTGGCCGCGCCCGCCGAGAGCGCCGAAGCGGGCGTCATCGACGATGCGCTCGTCGGCGTCGAGTTCACGCGTCACCAGGTTCCCGACACCGAGAAGAGCCCGAAAGCGTACGTGGACGAACTCGAGTCGCGAAAGCGCGAGCTCGAGTCGTCGCTCGACGAGATCGACGCGGAACTCGAACAGATCAAGGGCACGGAGGGATCGTTCCTCCTGCGAGTCGAGGAGGAACTGACGATCGAGGTCCAGCGCGCGGAAGCGCCGCTGCAGTTCGCGACGACGAACCGGGCGTTCATCGCCGAGGGTTGGATTCCGTCCGACGACTACGACGCGCTCGTCTCGTCGCTGAACGACGCCGTCGGTGACAGCGTCGAGATCGAAGAACTGGAGCGGGCGGACTACGATCGCCACGGCGTACACAGCCACACCGAGGATATCCAGAAGGGCGCCCCGTCGGCGGCCGAAGAGGACGAGAGCGCCGCTGAAGCCGACGAGGAGCCGGAGAAAGCCGTCACGGACGGCGGGTCCGTGGTGACGATGGGCGACGAGCCGCCCACGGTCCAGGACAACCCCGGGTCGATGAAGCCGTTCGAACTGCTGGTCAAGGCCGTCAGCCGACCGAAGTACAGCGAACTGGATCCGACGATCTTCCTGTTCCTGACGTTTCCGGCGTTCTTCGGCTTCATGATCGGCGACGTCGGGTACGGGATCATGTACATGGCCGTCGGTTACTACATGGCTTCTCGATTCGACAGCGAAGGGATCGCCAGCCTCGGCGGCGTGGCCATCTGGGCCGGCGCGTTCACGGTCCTGTTCGGGATGATCTACGGCGAGATCTTCGGGTTGCACGTGCTCGGCGAAGTGCTGTGGCACGACCTGTTCCACGTCGACCTGCTCCCGCTCAACAAGGGGCTGGAGCCGGCGGCCGGCGACTTCGCGCTCGGCTGGATGGTCATCAGCGTGTTGGCCGGGATCGTCCACCTCAACATCGGGTACATCGTGGACTTCTACGAGAACCTGAGCCACGGTGTCAAAGACGCCATCACGCACAGCGGCTCGTGGATCCTGATGTTAAACGGGATCTGGATCTGGATCTTCTCGGAACACGCCAAGGGCCAGAAGCCGGAGTTCCTCTTCAGGACCTTCGGATCCGACGGGCCGTTCCCGATCGGATTCAACGGGTTCCCCGAGATGGGGCTGTTCACGTTCCCCGACGTGATCCCGCTACTCGGTGGATCGCTGTTCACGCTCCCGCTGCTGGTCGCACTGGTCGGGCTCGTGTTGCTCGCGATCGGGGACGCCGTGGAGGTCGTCGAGGCGCTCGACGTCGTCGTCAACGTCTTCTCGTACACCCGGATGGCGGCGGTGTTGCTCGCGAAGGCCGGGATGGCCTTCGTGGTCAACCTGCTGTTCTTCGGAGCGTACGAGGACCCCCACGGCGAGTTCCACTTCCTCCGGAACCACGAGCCGAGCTACGTCGCCGAACACTACGGCGGCGAAGCCACCGTCGTCTTCGACGGGCTCATGCATTCGGGTACCGCGGCCCTGTTGGGCGGCATCGTCATCCTCATCGTCGGGCACCTCTTGGTGCTAGTGCTTGGCGTGACAAGCGCCGGCTTACAGGCTGTGCGTCTCGAATACGTCGAGTTCTTTGGGAAGTTTTATGAAGGCGGTGGAGAGAACTACGAACCGTTCGGACACGATCGAAATCACTCAGAGGACTAA
- a CDS encoding V-type ATP synthase subunit E, translating to MSLDTVVEDIRDEAHARAEDIRAEGETRAEEIVSAAEEDAEEIVAEAEQEAEREIEQLREQRLSSAKLEAKQKRLEARRDVLGDVREQVEDELAALGGDTREDLTRDLLDAASDEFDAGDDVSVYGRTGDEELLESILADYNGYEYAGEYDCLGGVVVESEQSRVRVNNTFDSVLEDVWEDNLREISNRLFDQ from the coding sequence ATGAGTTTGGATACAGTCGTAGAAGACATTCGAGACGAGGCCCACGCGCGTGCGGAGGACATCCGCGCCGAGGGCGAAACGCGCGCCGAAGAGATCGTCTCGGCGGCCGAGGAGGACGCCGAGGAGATCGTCGCGGAGGCCGAGCAGGAGGCTGAACGCGAGATCGAGCAGCTGCGCGAACAGCGCCTCTCCAGCGCCAAGCTGGAGGCGAAACAGAAGCGCCTGGAGGCCCGCCGCGACGTCCTCGGCGATGTCCGCGAGCAGGTCGAGGACGAACTCGCGGCCCTCGGCGGAGATACCCGCGAGGACCTCACCCGCGACCTCCTCGACGCCGCGAGCGACGAGTTCGACGCCGGCGACGACGTCAGCGTCTACGGTCGCACCGGCGACGAGGAACTGCTCGAGTCGATCCTCGCCGACTACAACGGCTACGAGTACGCCGGCGAATACGACTGTCTCGGCGGCGTCGTCGTCGAGAGCGAGCAGTCCCGGGTCCGGGTCAATAACACGTTTGACTCCGTCCTCGAGGACGTGTGGGAAGACAACCTCCGGGAGATCAGTAACCGACTCTTCGACCAATGA